From the genome of Fusobacterium varium, one region includes:
- a CDS encoding glmZ(sRNA)-inactivating NTPase has translation MGKNKIVIVSGLSGAGKTTALNTMEDMGYYVVDNLPCEVGNFFINTSIKKLGLGIDIRSFKKTDELFLLLSEMKKADIDYSLIFIEASEEIILNRYNLTRRRHPLEAATLLESIQREKEIMFPIKEVATGVIDTSYIKPKELSERVREILMVDGETKDINIHVQSFGFKYGIPIDLDLLFDVRFLPNPYYVDELKEKTGEDEAVSSYVMKYSESQEFAQRLLNLMDFLIPNYIKEGKKHLTIGIGCSGGKHRSVTLASLLYRELSKQNKLNVYISHREKERGNW, from the coding sequence ATGGGAAAAAATAAGATAGTAATAGTAAGTGGATTAAGTGGAGCTGGAAAAACTACTGCATTAAATACAATGGAAGACATGGGGTATTATGTTGTAGATAATCTACCATGTGAGGTTGGGAATTTTTTTATTAACACTTCTATTAAAAAATTAGGGTTGGGAATAGATATACGTTCATTTAAAAAAACAGATGAACTTTTTTTACTTTTGTCTGAAATGAAAAAGGCAGACATAGATTACTCTCTCATTTTTATTGAAGCCTCTGAAGAAATCATACTTAACAGATATAACTTGACTAGAAGAAGACATCCTTTAGAAGCAGCCACTCTTTTAGAAAGCATTCAAAGAGAGAAAGAGATAATGTTTCCTATAAAAGAAGTTGCAACAGGAGTGATAGACACAAGTTATATAAAGCCTAAAGAATTATCAGAAAGAGTCAGAGAAATACTTATGGTAGATGGGGAAACAAAAGATATAAATATTCATGTACAATCATTTGGCTTTAAATATGGTATTCCTATTGATCTTGATCTTCTTTTTGATGTGAGATTTCTTCCAAATCCATACTATGTAGATGAATTAAAAGAAAAAACTGGTGAAGATGAAGCAGTATCTTCTTATGTGATGAAATATAGTGAATCTCAGGAGTTTGCTCAGAGGCTTTTAAATTTGATGGATTTTCTTATTCCTAATTATATAAAAGAAGGAAAGAAACATTTAACTATAGGTATAGGGTGTAGTGGTGGGAAGCACCGTTCAGTAACTTTAGCGTCTTTGTTATACAGAGAGCTTTCTAAACAAAATAAACTGAATGTATATATTAGCCATAGAGAGAAAGAGAGAGGAAATTGGTAG